The following coding sequences are from one Candidatus Effluviviaceae Genus I sp. window:
- a CDS encoding 30S ribosomal protein S12, which translates to MPTVNQLVKRGRVERIKKKPARALQGHPQRRGICTRVYTTTPKKPNSALRKVARVRLMKGDSVTAYIPGEGHNLQEHSVVLIRGGRVKDLPGVRYHIIRGPLDSAGVDGRKKSRSKYGTKRPK; encoded by the coding sequence GTGCCGACAGTCAACCAGCTCGTGAAGCGCGGACGCGTCGAGCGCATCAAGAAGAAGCCGGCTCGTGCGCTTCAGGGCCATCCTCAGCGCCGCGGCATCTGCACGAGGGTGTACACGACGACCCCCAAGAAGCCGAACTCGGCGCTCCGCAAGGTGGCCAGGGTGAGGCTCATGAAGGGCGACTCGGTCACGGCGTACATCCCCGGCGAGGGGCACAACCTGCAGGAGCACTCGGTCGTGCTCATCCGCGGCGGGAGGGTGAAGGACCTGCCGGGCGTTCGCTATCACATCATCCGCGGCCCGCTGGACTCAGCCGGCGTGGACGGTCGGAAGAAGTCGCGCTCGAAGTACGGGACGAAGCGGCCGAAGTAG
- the rpsG gene encoding 30S ribosomal protein S7: MPRRREIAKRERQPDPKYGSQLATHFVNCLMKGGKKSTAEKSFYSALTIVADRTKEDPLQVFERAVGNVRPMLEVKSRRVGGSTYQVPVEVRPERRTALAFRWIIGYARERSEHSMAEKLAGEILAAYKKEGAAMKKRDDTHKMAEANKALAHYKW; the protein is encoded by the coding sequence ATGCCGAGAAGGCGCGAGATCGCAAAGCGGGAGAGGCAGCCGGATCCGAAGTACGGAAGCCAGCTCGCGACGCACTTCGTGAACTGCCTCATGAAGGGCGGGAAGAAGAGCACGGCCGAGAAGTCGTTCTACTCGGCGCTCACCATCGTGGCCGACAGGACCAAGGAAGACCCGCTTCAGGTCTTCGAGCGGGCCGTGGGCAACGTGAGGCCGATGCTGGAGGTGAAGTCGAGGAGGGTGGGGGGAAGCACCTATCAGGTGCCGGTGGAGGTGCGGCCGGAGCGGCGGACGGCTCTCGCGTTCCGGTGGATCATCGGCTACGCGCGGGAGCGCTCCGAGCACTCGATGGCGGAGAAGCTCGCGGGGGAGATCCTCGCCGCGTACAAGAAGGAAGGCGCGGCGATGAAGAAGCGGGACGACACGCACAAGATGGCCGAGGCCAACAAGGCCCTGGCGCACTACAAGTGGTAA